In the Rhea pennata isolate bPtePen1 chromosome 4, bPtePen1.pri, whole genome shotgun sequence genome, AGAAGTGACAATCCTGACCCAAAGATGGTCACAAGTCCCAGCTCTCGCTGCATTCCTGGGCTTTTTGGGGACCAGGATTTGTTACCCAGGCTGTATTTTAGCAAGATGGTTGaggactatttgtatgcttgGTGCAGGCAAGCAGACAGAGGCTTTGCCTCCTTGCCCTGAGCAGTAGCATGTTCCCACACGATGATGCTGGGCTAGCTGCTTTGGTGGGATGGGCTGCTCTTGCCTCCCtctagctttttctttccataccAGCACTGATCTGCTCATCTTTCGTCTTCTCTTTTATCCCTGCAGAAACATGCATTATCCACCAGAGACTTCCAGTATCATGCTGATGGCACGGATGGTTGCCACTGTCAAACAGGTATGTCAGTGATTTGGGGCCGCAGCTGCTGATGCATGCTGATGTTTTCTCTTCCCATTGTGTCTGTTGTTCCCAAGGACTGATCTTTTCTCTAGCGGTTGGCAAAGCAGGGTCCTGCTGGAAGAGGCTGCAGCATTGAGTGATCCTTGGTCGTGGGGctgacaggcagcagagaaagcaCCTATGTCCTGAGCCAAGCAGGaccttttttcctcactgattagcacacatttttttcagaaccaAACCTTTCCTCTGGCTCTGTTTGTTTTGCTCAGCTTTACTCTGACAGTAAACTAACACTGAGTGCTTCTCTTGCTTCTTGATAGCAGACTGGATACTTCTGAGCTGTGTGGACCCTGTcccctcctgcctctctcctggCTGGTGAGGAAAGTGGTGTTAGTGCCGTGTAtttgcttgatttctttttcaggctAAGGACAAGGACCGGTGGATAAAGGTCTTCTCCCAGTTCTGCAATAAGACGGcaaatgaggaggaggagattgTGCACAAGCTGCTAGGGGACAAATTTAAGGTAAGAGCCTGGCAGCACTCAGAGGCATTGAGTGCTGGGAGCCGTCTCCCAGCCTGTGGGTGTGAGCCCACAGATGTGGAGGTCCCACTACCACTGGGATGGGAGCAAACTCTCCGCGTGGAGTTTGCAGATTCACATACAGTGGGTCCCAGCACCCAGAGGTGCAGCAGTGAGCAGGCTGGCTTGGCACCACTGCCTGATCTGGAAGGCTAAGCATGTGCTGCGCTGGTGTATTTTGCTGCTGAATGGGTGGCTTTCACTGCTAAAATGAGTGGATTTCATTGCTCTGAGGGCAGCAGCCTCCAGCCTTGCTGTGAAGGCCAAGGAGCCTGACTCCTGAGCCCCGTGGCTCTTGCTGGGCTCAGTTGTTGGCCTGGGTGTGATTGCATTGGCATCTGCCCACCCTGGTGTTGTTGCCGTTTCCCATCAGGGCCAGCTGGAACTGCTGCGGTTGCTCTTCACAGAAGCCCTTTACGACGAACATCTCAGCAGGGTGAGTGGAGCGACCTCCCAGCTAACCTGGGAGTGTGGCTGGGCCCTACATTTTGTACTAGTCCCTCTAGGTCATAACTGCCCCAGACTCCTCTGGGAGTCCACTTTCCTCCAAGCTCCCTGTGGGATTTGAGGCAcgtgtttgtgcgtgtgtgtgtgcagggtaGCGTGCAGCAGGTTCAGCAAGTGAGTCGTCTTCGTCACGTGCTGATAGATCAAAAGTGTGGGTGCAGAGGGAGGGCAGCTCCTTTTCTCAGAGGGGTCCCTTTTCTCAGGGAGACCCAGCGCTCACTGTATCTGGGCTGGCCTCGTGTGTGTGGGCATCTCCCTCCTGAAAATCATGACAGAGCATAAAATCAGAGCTGCAGATTCTGCACTTCAGTTTCCCCCAGAGGGTCCCACTCCGAGCATCTCCAGGGGATCATGGCTTTGGTGGGGCTAGGCGCCTGTGGGAGTGTTTCTGCCCCCCGTCTGTGTGGACCTGGGGCAGGCAGCGTGGGCCCCAGCGGCAGGATGTGGAGCGGGGTACTGCGGCGAGCTGGCCTGGCCTCAGCcactctctcttctccctcctgcaGTGGTTCACTCCCGAAGGCTTTCAGTCCCTCTTTGCCCTTGTTGGGACCAACGGCCAAGGCATAGGAACCAGGTAATGGGGCTTTCTGGCTACTTCTTGCTGGGTGGCAGAGGCGTGGTGGGGAGGAGATGGACAGTCTGTACATTTGTGTTGCCCTGGGTATTGGTTGCGTTCAAACTGGGCTGTAATGAtgcccctctccttcccccataGCTCTCTGAGCCAGTGGGTGCATGCTTGCGATGCGCTGGATCTCCCCATGCCGCAGCGAGAGCAGCTGGATGCCTTCATCGACCAGCTCTACAAGGATATCGAGAAGGGTAGGGCTCCGGTGTGGCCATGGGCAGTGTCGGGCAGCTCCGTTTGCACGTCCCAGTGGGGTTTCTGTTCCTGGGGACTCCTCCCCGCATGCAGGGACTAGCAGAGATTCCCACTGGGCATCAGGAGATCCTACTTCCCCTGGTCCACGTAAGCCACATCTCAAACCATcgctgcctggagaggttgGGTCCGGGTTTGTGAACAACGTGGCCCAGGTGTACTGTGACGGGTTGGGGTGGCTGGAGGAGAGATCCGGAGAGCTCCCATGTGGAGAATCTAGCTTACAGTGGTGCTGAAAGACATATTTACCATTTTTTGGACTAAGGTTTGCCCCTTCGGGGAGCTGCTGATGCAGCTGTGTGAGGGACAGGGGAGCATCTGCTTGAACTGGAGGTGCAAATCTCCATGTCCTCCATAGCTGTCGTTGGTGAGGGAAGGGGGCTTCAAAACAGCTTTCCAACACTCAGTCCCTAAAGCAAGCGCCGGCTGGATCCGTGTGTGCGTTCAGCGTTGGTGGACATCCCCCCACTGAGCTGCATGCGTGGATGAGCTGGAATGGCCCGTGCAAAGCCTTAACCccctgctctctgtgctgcagaGTCAGGAGAGTTCCTTAACTGCGAGGGATCGGGTCTCTACGTGCTCCAGAGCTGCTGTAAGTAACACAAGGGCTGGCAGGAAAACTAGCAGTGGGGACAGGGATGCTGTCCTGGGGCTGCTAGAGGCCACGAGGACGTAGGAGGGAACGCCTTTGCGCCCAGAGCCACCTTCTTTCACTCCTAAGCGTTAAAGGCAGAGTAGGGGTGAGCAAGGCCTGGGGACGGGGTGCCGTGAGCGCCGAGAAGCCGGGGAGCCACACTGCTACAAAGTATCTTCCCTTCAGCATCCGGAGGCCGAGGATGGTGCTGGATGTCCCTGGGGCTGATCCAGGACAGCCTTTCCTCTTTCTGGTCTAGGGGAGAGCCCTGGCTCAGCACCCAGCTCTGCTGGGGACCCTGGACCCCAAAGTCCCCTGTGTGAGCAGGGAGTGTCACGCTGGTGTCCCCAGGGCAGACAGGGTGGCTCTGGCACAGTGCTGCTGTATTGTTAGCCAGGCCTTGTCCCTCTCTGTCAGAGGCACCGGCTCCTGgcgtgtccctggctgctgctggcctgAAGAGCAGGGTCTGGCGGAGGAAGCCAGCCTGACGCGTGGCCCATCTGGGATGCCAGGACAGGCCCTACCTACTAGCTGCATCAGGGGCTCTGGcctctgccttcctctttttctggaGATGTCCTTGCAGCTGAGCCCCATCTTCCCTGCAGGTAACCACAGCTGTATCCCCAACGCTGAGACATCCTTCCCGGACAACAACTTCCTCCTGCATCTGACAGCTCTGGAGGATATCGAGGCGGGAGAGGTGAGCCAGGGCAGTGGTGCACCTTGGCGGAGGGGCTCCTTGCTGCCAGGGAGCAGACTGTGTCACTGTGTCCCCTGTGGACCGCAGCCCCGTACCTCCTGCTTCTTGCGTTGCCCTGGCAGAGGCGGGCTCACCTGTCCCACGCAGGGGCTGCCGAATACCGTGTTTCCACCCGGCTCTTGGAGGGATTGGTACAAACTGTGCTGCTTTGGCATTTGTAGGAGCCACCTCTGAGCCAGGCCTGTTTCTCTTTGCCCGGCAGGAAATCTGCATCAGCTATTTAGATTGCTGCCAGAGGGATCGGAGCAGACACAGCCGCCACAAGATACTCAGGTGGGGGCTGCTCTAGGGCGGGGGAGGGCATCGTGCCAGAGCTTTCCTTTGTGTCCCTGCTAGGCAGCCTGGTGGCACCCCTTGTCGGGACCCGCAGCGTGCCGGCGTGCAAGCCTCTGGTTTGGGGAGAGCACTTGCAGCCCTTTCCTAGCTGCTCCATCCCCGTTCCCCCGATCTCCCACCTAGCCTCTCAACCCCATcgctctttttccccctcctgtCACCCTTTCCAGGGAGAACTACTTGTTTACCTGCTCGTGTCCCAAGTGCCTAGCGCAAGCCGACGATGCCGACGTGACATcggacgaggaggaggagggcgaaGGGGAGACGGATGATGCTGAGCTGGAGGATGAGATGACTGATGTTTGATCCTGTGCcctggaggaaggggaaaggcagggaaggaaggtCCTCCGAGACACAGCAGCTTTAATACTAGAAACAGGGTTGTGTTGTGGGGTCGGGGTGGGAGGCCACGTGCCGGCGGCGGGCACGAAGGTCTGGTGGTGTGGGGCAGCGGGGGAGCCGGAGGCAGGCCCTGCTCCCACCTGTCCTTGTTgtgtgctctgtgtgtgtgtgcgtgtgtgtctgtgtatacaCGAGTGAGGCCATCCCCGTCCTTCCCACGTTTCCGGTGGTCCTCTGGTGCATCGCGGTGGTCCCTGGCGGGGCCTGAGGACTCTTGCAGGGGATGCTAGAGGAAAGCAGGGTCCGGCCAGCCCCTGGGCCAGGGGAGGGGATGTCGCGGGCTAGCAGCGGTCACGTCATCGCCACTTCCGAGGCTGCTCTGTCGTGTCTGTGCTGGCCATGGGTACGGAGGAGCGCGTCCTTTCCTACCTGGTTAGGATGAGGGGAGTGagagtgtgtgtgcgtgcgtgcgtgtgtgtgtttgcgCACAAGGGTTACTATTTAATGTCTATATTAGCACTATCTACACACTACGGAGCTGAGGTCCTTATGTATATACTCCATTTCACGTCTTGCCTTGCCTTGCAGCAAGCAAGGGGTGAAACGATTTTGCAGATGGGACAGAGATGCTTTAGGGGCAGCTCAGCAAGCCCAGCGAGGAGATGGGGATCGGGGCTGGTACGGGCATCCCTCCCGCCTGGTGCCCTCGAGCGCTCTGGTCATGGAGACGGGTGGGCGGAGGGCACAGAGCGGGGTTAGACCTTGCTAAGAGCATTTGTCCTGTTgcagggctgtggggtggggctggggaggaagAGACCTGCGTTGCCAAAGCCCAGCCCGGCTTTGCCCCCTTCAGGAGGGACCCGTGTCTCTCTGCCAGGGCGCTGCTCCGGCAGCGATGCGGGCAAGCCTCGGCGGCTCCACAAGCTCGATAGAGCTGGCAGCTCTCGCTGCCGCGTTGAACGTGGTcctggcagcagctctgagaCGTCCCGCTGCGCGTTGGGGGCTGGGGTCAGGCGCTCAGTGCCTGCAGGCCCCAGGCTCTTACAGCGGAGCTGCACTGGCCCCGGCCTCGCTGGGAGGACGGGCGCGATTGGGGCcaccgcgccggggccgccgagTGTTTCCAGGCGCAAGGCAGGATGCTGACGGGGGTTAGTGCTAACTCCGGGCGCTGCGTGGGGATGTTGCTGGAGCCGGAGGGATGTCATCCGTCCCGTGCTAGCACAACGCGCCGGTCGGGTCACCGCACCGCTAGGTTGGGTGGTGCTTCCCCCCCAGCCGGCACGTTCAGTCCCCCTGGCCCCAGTCTCGCCTCAAGACTCGGGTTTTACCTCCTTCTGGGCTGCTCGTGGACGGGGCCTCGCGCCCTTCGGTGTTCGTAATAAACAGAGTGGTGAAAAGCAGGGCCGTGTTGTTCCTATTAAACCGGAGTGGGGGTGAGTGCAGAGATGTGGGCCATGATCTGGGGGACGGTCTTGCAGCGGAGGGTTGGGGGACGAGGGCAGAGGTGACCTCATACGGTGGTGTTTTCCCCCCAGCATCCGTGATCTCCAAGCGTTGCCCCCTTCCCACCAACCACGGGTGAGCAGTTGTGCCGAACCCAAGTTTGAGTCAtccgtgcccccccccccccccaagcaagCACAGGCAGCATTAGGGGCAGGAGGTCCTACTACACGTGGTGGGGATGGACGCCGGAGTGGTGCCGTCCTATGAGGCTGTCTCTGTCCCTCCGTCCCCCACGCACAACCTGTTTGTGGTGTGCGGAGGTGTGATGAGAGACCACAGGCTGTGCCCCAGTCGCCGGCGACGCGTTGGGAAGTTTACTGGGAAAGATGTTAGGGGATGAGATTTGTCCCTTCGTTCCCCAACcactgaagaaagagaagttcTCTCTAAAACCTGCTTAGACTTCATTAGCTCAGACAAAAATACACAGATGTTGGGCGAGCCCTGCTAGTACAGACTGACCCCATAACTagctctccctcccctccccctgaGACTGCGTGACTAAATCGGCAGCACACGCTACTGCTGTCATCACGTGCATCGTAAAATGTTTCTTGGGGAAGTCCTGGCCTCACTCTCTGCTCTGAGCCATCACCTCCCTCCCGGAAAGTCACTACAAAGGTGGTTCGATGCCACAGTCCAGCTCCCACTGCCAGCGCTGATGTTTGCCATTCGGCCGGACGCCAGCGGCAGCGCGAGGATCTTCCCGTTGCTGAATCCAGCAAGGCTGGGCGGTGGGGTTTTGGGAGCGTGTGGGGCCCTTTCCTCAAAACCggtccctggggcaagctcCTGAGATCCACCAAGAAGTCCGCGATGCTCCGTGGCCTCCCGCTGTTACCAGAAGGTCCAGGGGGGCTGCATCATTTCGTACGTTGGGATGCTGGTGACGTTGACGGGGATGGAGATGATGGCCCATGGGAGCCCGTGCTGTTCCAGGGAGCGTCGGATCATGTACCTGGAAGGACAGAGAAGTGATGAGCGCGTGCGAGTCTCCCAAGCAGAGCCTGACTGCAGTTAGTGCAAACTGCCAACAAGCTTGAGGAGAAACTCTGTGGCTTAAGAATGCCTGAATCCACTGAAAATCTAGCTCAAAAAGTGCAGATAGGACATGTGGCTCACTGGGACCTCTGGTTTGTGGGCAGAAGGCTGTCCCTTGGCCCTTCCACGAGATGCTCCACGTTTGGGAAGATCAGAACATTGGGTGACCAGAACCAGATCCCCAATGGCAAGGCTGACTCCCAGAAAGACTGATGTACGCAGAGAAAGCAGCCACACGTAAGACTGCGCGGTGTCTGGCACACGGGGCGACACGGAGACCTCCTGCTCGCAGGCAGCACGCCGCCGCCCAGACGGGATCTCTGAAACCAGCCTCAGCGTGTTATGCTAGAGCGGCAGCCAGATGCCTCCAGCCTCCTCCGAGAGCATCGACCCGTGCGGAGCTAGCGCAGCCACCTGAACGCTCCGGCGCGTTCGCGTCCGGCCGGCCAACGCGCGGTGAGCCCACGTCTCTGCCCGCCTCCGCAGCGAGGACGTGTCCCTCGGCCCCGGTACCTACCCGTCCCGGCCCAGCAGGAAGAGCGCGGGGATGTCCGCCGTGCGCCTGGTGCTGTCCTGGATCATTTCGATGTAGAAGCTGTCGTTATCGTAGGCGTTATCGGCGATAATCACCGCCCGTCCTCCATGCTCCTGGATCACGCGCGTCTTCGACAGGAACGAGCAACCCCTGGGGCACAGAGCGACCTGTCTATGGATGCGGGAGCCGGGCACCTCTGAGACGGCAAGCGCCAAGAGCTCACCTGGAGATGCCCAAGACGTGGACTGCCTCCCTGGCACCATGCGTTCCCCAAGCCCTCCCAATCCCTGACATCATATTTTAGCAACAGGACTGCCTAAACTCTGCTGGTGGGCCACTTTCTCCCCCCAAATAAGGCTTTTCCTAGCTTGGTGTAGGCTGTTTTCTAAGAGACACAACGTAAGTCCTCTCCCGGGATAGTTTTGCAACCAGGAGAAGCAGCTGGAGGTGcttcctgctctcctgcctggGTGCTCCCCACCCAAAGAGCTCCCGCGGCGCCAAACCTACCCCCGCTCCACCAAGGCGATCTGGTCTTGGATGAAGACCCCATTATTCAGCTCCCCGCAGGCTTCGGGCGGATCGGCCGGGACCAGGTGGATCTGGTCGTACCTTGTGTTCTCCGAGGAAGAGATGGGCAGTGGTGAGCGAGGGGGCCGGCGGCACAGCGCCGGCGCTGCTTCCCGTCACGGCAAGCAGCGCCGGATGTGCCGTGGGACCCCGCAGAGCCACCCCAGGGGCCCCGTGGACCTCCCTCGGTAGCTCGCCCAGGTCCCGCTGTCACCGCGGGgaggggaaaccgaggcacgaCACCATCCAGTGAGTCGTGCAAGGCAGGGAAGGGCGGTGGAGGCTCTCGAGCGCTAGCCCTTAGCTCTGCTTCTGCAAGGGGCTTCGAATCACCAGGCCCCACAGGGGAGAAATGCAGCGATACGGGGGGCTCCAAGACAAATCTGGTCCTTATACTTACAAACACTCCCCCAAAATCCTTGGCCAGAGTGGCAGTGAAGATGTAGCGGATGTCTCCGGGACTCAGCACTTGGAAATACAAGTATTCATGGATGCGTAAACCTGCGGGTGCATGGAAAGAGAtgagaggcaaagaaaagagcaatgGAAAATGCTTCCCGTGAGATTTCACGCCGAGCGCGCTCTCCTTTTTAACCCTATTTATCGGTTTCGCCGCAGCTTCCAGGCTCGGGGCTGCAGCGCCGGGCAGGGACCCTTCGCTCCGGGGCTGCAGCCGTTGCACAACCAGCGCTGCCCCGCAGAAAGCCCCGAGTGCCGCGGGGAACCCAGAATTGCTCGGGGAGTTCCCGGCACGATTTCGGCTGGGCACCCGGCTCAACGCCCACCACTGTGGGTCGAGCGTGATGCGAGACCTCTCCGTCCGCACCCTTGTGAAAACGTTGGCAAAACGGGGCCTTTTCCTGTCTTAAACCACCGGTTGCTCCCGACACCCAGCACCCTCGGCCTGTCTCGCGTGGGGTTTCACCCTGCTGTAAACCGCGGGCAAGTCAGACAGCTCCCTGCCTTGGTTTCCCTctagaaggaaaggaaattttatataataaaaatgcaaagcgCCGCCGCCCAGGCAGGTAGCTCAGCCGACGGCTCGCGACCTCCTGCACTGTTTGGGCAGCTGGTGCACAAGAAACGAGACATTTGGGCAGGATGCAAAGGCGGAGGGCAGGCAGCGAGGGCGTTAGGGCCAGCAGCCCCTCGGGGCTGCGCGAGCACCTGCAAGGGGCACTGGGGCATTGCTGgggggcagagcagctctgccccagTGCGGTCCCCTCCGGGCCAGCGTCTCCTCGGTGTGCAAGGAAAAGCACCCGGATTGGGGTGCCCCAAGGGAAAATACACCCGGATTGGGGTGCCAGAAGGCGAAATGAACCTGGGCGGGGGGTGCAGAGCAGAGATGAGGGGAAACACAGCCAGGCTGGGgtgcaaaaaggagaaatgcaCCCAGATCTCCCAGGGGACTGGGGTGAAGTGCATTTGGTTGTGGTGCCGGAGGGGGTGAAATGCACCTGCACCCAAGCGCCCAAAGGGCAGATGCACCCAGATTGGGGTGCCCCAAGGATAAATGCACCTGGATTGGGGTGCATGGAGGTGAAAGGGGAATATGCACAGAGATTGTGGAGGGGATAGAGGTGTAGTGCACCCAGACAGGGGGGAAATGCACCTGGACCAAGGTGCTGGGAGGAGAAATGCACCCAGACTGGGATGCACGGAGGGATAATGCACCTAAACCCGGGTGGCATGGAGGGGAAATGCATGCCACAGGAGGTACTGGGAAGGGAAATGCAGCCAGGCCGGGatgcacagaaaggaaatgcaTCCAGATCA is a window encoding:
- the SMYD5 gene encoding histone-lysine N-trimethyltransferase SMYD5 isoform X3; translation: MAASAGDACGGGGGGAAAESRFISSAKGKGLFATKSIRKGDPIFVERPVVASQFLWNALYSYKACDHCLRALETAEENAQRLLGRSSQVLPYPEQCSIRKDLHQQCPQCQVTYCSAECRRSAWEQYHQVLCLGPSHEDPTHPLNKLQEAWRNMHYPPETSSIMLMARMVATVKQAKDKDRWIKVFSQFCNKTANEEEEIVHKLLGDKFKGQLELLRLLFTEALYDEHLSRWFTPEGFQSLFALVGTNGQGIGTSSLSQWVHACDALDLPMPQREQLDAFIDQLYKDIEKESGEFLNCEGSGLYVLQSCCNHSCIPNAETSFPDNNFLLHLTALEDIEAGEEPPLSQACFSLPGRKSASAI
- the SMYD5 gene encoding histone-lysine N-trimethyltransferase SMYD5 isoform X2, whose amino-acid sequence is MAASAGDACGGGGGGAAAESRFISSAKGKGLFATKSIRKGDPIFVERPVVASQFLWNALYSYKACDHCLRALETAEENAQRLLGRSSQVLPYPEQCSIRKDLHQQCPQCQVTYCSAECRRSAWEQYHQVLCLGPSHEDPTHPLNKLQEAWRNMHYPPETSSIMLMARMVATVKQAKDKDRWIKVFSQFCNKTANEEEEIVHKLLGDKFKGQLELLRLLFTEALYDEHLSRWFTPEGFQSLFALVGTNGQGIGTSSLSQWVHACDALDLPMPQREQLDAFIDQLYKDIEKESGEFLNCEGSGLYVLQSCCNHSCIPNAETSFPDNNFLLHLTALEDIEAGEGELLVYLLVSQVPSASRRCRRDIGRGGGGRRGDG
- the SMYD5 gene encoding histone-lysine N-trimethyltransferase SMYD5 isoform X1; the encoded protein is MAASAGDACGGGGGGAAAESRFISSAKGKGLFATKSIRKGDPIFVERPVVASQFLWNALYSYKACDHCLRALETAEENAQRLLGRSSQVLPYPEQCSIRKDLHQQCPQCQVTYCSAECRRSAWEQYHQVLCLGPSHEDPTHPLNKLQEAWRNMHYPPETSSIMLMARMVATVKQAKDKDRWIKVFSQFCNKTANEEEEIVHKLLGDKFKGQLELLRLLFTEALYDEHLSRWFTPEGFQSLFALVGTNGQGIGTSSLSQWVHACDALDLPMPQREQLDAFIDQLYKDIEKESGEFLNCEGSGLYVLQSCCNHSCIPNAETSFPDNNFLLHLTALEDIEAGEEICISYLDCCQRDRSRHSRHKILRENYLFTCSCPKCLAQADDADVTSDEEEEGEGETDDAELEDEMTDV
- the PRADC1 gene encoding protease-associated domain-containing protein 1; protein product: MLRRSLWLCLCLCSCPARGLRIHEYLYFQVLSPGDIRYIFTATLAKDFGGVFNTRYDQIHLVPADPPEACGELNNGVFIQDQIALVERGGCSFLSKTRVIQEHGGRAVIIADNAYDNDSFYIEMIQDSTRRTADIPALFLLGRDGYMIRRSLEQHGLPWAIISIPVNVTSIPTYEMMQPPWTFW